The following proteins are co-located in the Triticum aestivum cultivar Chinese Spring chromosome 1A, IWGSC CS RefSeq v2.1, whole genome shotgun sequence genome:
- the LOC123183947 gene encoding uncharacterized protein translates to MVFEDESSDENSSLPYMHSETSTDGLNQVPFSLQDPDYNGLELDLIVLCEKHGKPSERLVAFEGTMTGRRFLACAEPEGQNCGFVQWVDEQWPPTMENALLKLWSMVEESKSARVDDNLQSSLTIHHLTEENKKLDAQYDKLVKDVHQLVDFQQDRVVDFSYLQSAVTYQHQCRAELVAGMNAKMAKKDAALEKLQQKFEILCNLTSAQATAIQNLKLKKMKEKQLRIEAQENLELKNAEFTKFEEKLTQEKLELKFQVADLLKLKENHKEELMKAEEKLKEKIKGIQAILEN, encoded by the exons ATGGTTTTTGAAGACGAGAGCAGCGACGAGAACTCAAGCCTCCCGTACATGCACTCCGAAACCTCCACCGATGGGCTCAATCAG GTGCCTTTCTCTCTTCAGGACCCGGATTACAATGGTCTTGAGCTAGATCTGATAGTGCTGTGCGAGAAGCATGGGAAGCCATCAGAGAGGCTTGTTGCATTTGAAGGAACAATGACTGGGAGAAGGTTCTTAGCATGTGCAGAGCCG GAAGGTCAGAATTGTGGGTTTGTTCAGTGGGTTGATGAGCAGTGGCCCCCAACAATGGAGAATGCATTGCTGAAGCTTTGGTCAATGGTTGAAGAGAGCAAGTCTGCTAGGGTGGATGATAATCTTCAAAGTTCTTTAACTATTCACCATTTGacagaagaaaataagaagctGGATGCACAATATGACAAGTTAGTGAAAGATGTGCATCAACTTGTGGACTTTCAGCAGGATAGGGTTGTGGATTTCAGTTATCTGCAGTCAGCTGTCACATATCAGCACCAATGCAGAGCTGAATTGGTGGCTGGTATGAATGCAAAAATGGCAAAGAAAGATGCAGCTCTAGAGAAGCTTCAACAGAAGTTTGAAATCCTGTGCAACCTGACAAGTGCTCAAGCAACTGCCATCcaaaacctcaagttgaagaagatGAAAGAGAAGCAATTGAGGATTGAGGCTCAAGAGAATTTGGAGCTGAAGAATGCAGAGTTCACAAAGTTTgaggagaagctcacccaagagaagCTAGAGTTGAAGTTCCAGGTTGCTGATCTGCTGAAGCTTAAGGAAAACCATAAAGAAGAGCTCatgaaggcagaggagaagctgaaggagaagatcaaggggatCCAGGCCATCTTGGAGAACTGA